Genomic DNA from Campylobacter concisus:
TTTTAGGTTCTACTTTGCCAGAAGCAACACCGACAAAGACATTTATATCGCTACTACTTTTGGCTAAATTTGCTCTAAATTCGCTCTCATTATATTTGTTCGCAACTCTATAAAATATGCTTGGTGTTTTTAAATTTAGATATTTTGAATAGTAAATTTCAGGGCTTAATGTATCACTAAATTCAAAGGTTCGCTCGCTTTTTATGCGGCTACTTTCATCTTGGATCTCGTAAAGCACCAAGCCATCAGCCTGCACATCCGTGATCCTCTTGTCCCACTTTGCGGCGATCTCTTTAAGCTTTGCCTCGTCAAATTCAGCCTTTGCCGGCGTTAGGCCATAAAGCACTATGCCACTTTCATTATTTATGATCTTATCTTTTAACATTTTCTAACTTTTTTTGAAATTTCAACGGAGTTTAGCGCCTAGGCTTGCTAGACGCTAAAATTTGAATTATAGACCTCTTACGATCTTGACAGCTTCTACCATGTTTTTAAGGCTTGGCTCGACTTCTTCCCATTTTCTAGTTTTTAGGCCACAATCTGGGTTGATCCAGAGTTGCTCTTTTGGCAAGACTTCAAGCAGAGCTTTAATCTGAGCGACGATCTCCTCGACACTTGGCACACGCGGGCTGTGGATGTCGTAAACGCCAGGTCCGACCTCTTGTTTGTAGCCAACGGCTTTGAAAATTTTAAGTAGCTCGTTACCACTTCTTGCAGTCTCGATACTGATAACATCAGCGTCCATTGCCTCAATGGTCTTAATAATATCGTTAAATTCAGAGTAGCACATATGCGTATGGATCTGTGTTTTTGCTTCAGCCGAGCTTACTGAAAGTTTGAAACAATCAACCGCAAATTTCTCATAAGCTGGTATATTTTCAGCTCTTAGCGGATAGCCCTCTTTAAATGCTGCCTCATCGACTTGGATCACTCTGATGCCTGCATCTTGAAGGTCTGCGATCTCGTCATAGATACAAAGTGCAAGTTGTTTTGCTACCTCGCTTCTTGGCAGATCGTCACGCACAAAGCTCCAGTTTAGCATCGTTACAGGACCTGTTAGCATGCCTTTCATTACGTGTTTTGTGATGCTTTGAGCGTATTTCATCCACTTAACAGTCATCGGCTCTGGGCGGCTTACGTCACCAAAGAGAAGTGGTGGCTTGACGCAGCGGCTGCCGTAGCTTTGTACCCAGCCATTTTGGCTAAATGCATATCCGCTGATCTGCTCGCCAAAGTACTCGACCATGTCGTTTCTCTCTGGCTCGCCGTGTACTAGCACGTCTAGGCCGATATCTTCTTGGAATTTCACGCAGTGATCGATATATTTTTTGATGCCTGCTTCATAAGCGGCCGCGTCGATCTCGCCTTTTTTGAAATTTTGGCGAAGTACGCGAAGATCAACCGTTTGAGGGAAGCTACCTATCGTTGTTGTTGGCAAGATGCCGTATTTTAGTGTTTCGCGCTGAATTTTTATGCGATCTTCAAATTTCTCATCACGCTCAAATTTGCTTAAATTTTTGATGCGGTTTTGAACGCTATAAGAGTGGATGAGCTTTGAAGTAGCACGAGTTTTAACAGCATTTTTGTTCTCTTCGTAAATTTTTGTTTCGCTCTCATCAAGCTTCTCTCCGTTTGCTAGTTTTGTGATGATCTTGATCTCGTCAAGCTTCTCAACCGCAAAGCTTAGCCAGCTTTTGATCTCTGGGTTTAAATTCTCTTCATATTTTAGAGTGTATGGCACGTGAAGAAGCGAGCATGAAGTGCCGATGTAAAGGTCTTTTCCGCCTATTTTTTCTGAAATTTCACCTACAAGTTTTACTTTTTCATCGATGTTGCTCTTCCAGATATTTCTGCCGTCGATCACGCCAGCAAATAGCGTCAAATGGCTGTTTTTGATAGTCTCAAGTGCTTCGAAATTTCTCTTACCGTGGATGAAGTCAAGTGCGATGCCGTAAATTTTAGTTTTAGCCACTTCGCTAACTGCTTTAATCGCATGCTCAAAATATGTCGCAAATACGATCTTAACGTTGCTAGCTACGCTTGTTAGCTCGTTATAGACCTTTGTGATAAGTGGCAAAAGATCGCTTTCGTTTTTGTCTGTTACAAAGATCGGCTCGTCAAACTGCACTAAAATTTCATCATCAAGCTTAGAAATTTGCTCAAGTAACTTTTTGTACTCGCTTACAAGCGCGTCAAGATGCTTAAATGGGCAGCTGCCGTCAGTCGTCTTTGAAAGGGCCAAAAATGTGATAGGGCCGATCAAATTTACCTTGCCTTTTACGCCGTTAGCCTTCGCCTCTTTGTATTCATTTAAAATTTTGTCTGCTTTTAGGCTAAATTTACTCTCGCTGCTAAGCTCTGGCACGATGTAGTGGTAGTTTGTGTTAAACCACTTTGTCATCTCCATCGCAACGCCATTTTTATTGCCTCTTGAGCAAGCAAAATACTGCTCCAAGCCGCTTAAATTTGCAAATCTTGGAGGCGTAGCGCCAAAAGCGATGATGTTATCAAGCATTAGGTCATAAAATGAAAAATCATTAACGCTAATAGCCGAAATGCCAGCGTCTTGTTGATATTTCCAGTGTCTTTGGCGAAGCGTCTTTGCAGTCTCTTGCAAATTATCTTCGCTAAAGCCCTCTTTACCAGCCCAAAAGCCCTCTAATGCGCGCTTTAACTCTCTTTTTTCACCGATTCTTGGAAAACCTAAAACATAACTTTTTATCATTTCTATCCTTTTTAAATTTCTATTTTAAATTAAATCTGTGCAAAACACAGCAACCTTGAATATTTTTATGCAGGTACAAGGGGGCTAGAATTACGAAACCGTCCCCTTATCTCTGCGACCCAAACCCCCAGCATGTTCAATGTTGTTGTGCTACGCACAAGTCTGGGTCACCCAAAACACGGCGGATGACACCCGCTTCTTCTTAAACTAAAGTAAAATTTATAAAAAGCTCTACTAAAAAGATCCTTGCCAAATTTTAAACACTGCTTAGCTTTGCTATTAAAAATGCAGTTACAATGCAGCGGACCTGCTAGCAAAAATGGATTTATTTCAATGTGAAAAAATGTAAAATCATTTAAAAATTTGCGTGTTTTTTGAAAATCGCTGATATGTTTTTTGCCGAGATTAATGAGCTTTATGCATGGGACAAGGCATCAGCGTTTTTCCTTTGTAGTGAATTTTTGTCGCATTATAAACGCTCTTTGCCAAATTTTTGTTTAAAGTTTGGGCGCTACTAAATTTCGCGCCCAGAATGTTTAGTCTTTTTTGCCTTTATTTAGGGATTTTAGCTTAGCATCCATATCAGCTGTAAGCATAGTAAAGACCTTATTTGTAAGCTCCTGAGTTAGATCCTTAGCCTCTTGCATTGTCTTTTGGCTAAATTCATTTAAGAGTTTGTCCGCTTTTTTCTTATCTTTTTTATAAAGTTTGACGTACTCATCTTCAAATTTAGCCTGTTTTACCGCCAACTCTTTTTCAAATTTAGCGTATGCCTCTTTTACCACTGGCGAATACTTCTCATAGTCAGTCATCACAAGGGTTTGAAGCTTTCTATAAACCCAGTATATCGAAGTGTCATCAGCGTCGTATGAGCCGTCTGAGTAGCCTTTTATAAAGCCATCAAGCCCCTCGTAATACGGCAAATAAACGCTAAGATCAGCCATGCCAAGAGCTACGTAAGTCACACGGCCGATCTCTTTTGGTAGCCATGGGCGCACCTGCATGACGTGAGACTCGTATGTTCTAAAGACGCTTATGGCGCGGTAGACATTTTTCTTATCTTCGTCTTTGCTAGCGTAGTTATCAAACGCAGTGCCGTTGTAGTGGGCTCTCATTGCAGCTTTTAGATCTTCAACGCCTAATTTTTTCTCTGGTTTTAAAAATACTGGAAATTTCTGACCATCGGCGAAGTCTTGTTTTAGACTTGGGTTAAACATGCTTTGTACCCAGCAAACGCGTGGGTAGTTGTAAGTCACATCTCTTTCATCATCCCTTGTATAAGCCTTTGTGAAGTTAAATTCGCCATCTTTTGCAGGGTCATAAGTCTTGTTATCAATCGCAAATTTAATGACGTCTTTTGCGCCCATGAAATTTGGATCATTCTCTTTATAGGCGTGAAGTCTGCCTTGGTTTGCAGTGACGAAATACTCATCTGGAGCGATCTTTGTAGCGATCCACTTGTGACCTGTACCTGTTTCAAAGTACCAAAGCTCGTTTGCGTCAATAAATACTACGCCAAAGCCTTCTCCGGCGCCCTTTGTCTCAACTATCTCACCAAGAAGCTTAACGCCATCTTTTGCACTCTTCATACGTGGCAAAAGCACGTCTGGGATGTCATCTTCGGTGATACCGGTCTCTTCATTATATGGATCGATCTTTAAAAGCTCATCTTTTGCGTATATGGTCTCGGTGCCACTTAGTCCAACGCCAGCTTCATTGTAGCCGACAGCTCCGTGAAGTTTTGTGTGAGAATTTGCGATGGTTGTGTATCTCATGCCATCTTTTGGGAGCGGATATGTAAAGTCATTTGCGCCGTCATGCGCCTTTGAGCTGTGCATGCCAGTTTGATTTTTCGTAGCTGGATGTATCAAAAAGACTTGAGCTTTTATAGCCTTGCTATCTGCGCTCCTAGCGACCAGCATGGAGCCATCATTTGAAGCTTTATCTCCTACTAAAATGGTAGTGCATGCCAAGCTACTTGTGCCTAAAATCGCACTCATAGCAACGATTGATGCAAGAATTTTGCCTTTCATTATTTACTCCTTTAGTGAAATAAAATTTCTTTTTGTGATTATATGTAAATTTTAATAATTTAATTATAAATTTTAAAATTCTTTTAAGTTTAATGTAAATTTATTGCAAATTTTGTCTAAGTGAAATTTAAATTTTCTAAAGGTATTTTCGCTATAATCCAAAACTTACGCACTTGCGTATAAAATTTCAAAAAGGATTAGCATGCCAAAGATGAAAACCGTTCGCGGTGCTGCTAAGCGCTTTAAAGTAGGTAAAAATAAGATAAAAAGAGGCTCTGCTTTTAGAAGCCATATCTTAACAAAAAAACCTAGTAAGCGTATGAGAGATTTGCGTGGCCCAAAATACGTGGACAGCACAAATGTCCCAGCCGTTCGCAAAATGCTCGGCGTATAAGCAGCTGTAGATTTAAGTTTTTGACAAAAAAGTCATTCAAACTCCCCCAAATTTAGGGGCAAGACTCACTTTGTGAGCGCCAATTTGTAAAAGGATAAATATGGCAAGAGTAAAAACAGGCGTAGTTAGAAGAAGACGCCATAAGAAAGTTTTAAAGTTAGCACGTGGCTTTTTCAGTGCTAGACACAAACATTTTAGAAAAGCTAAAGAGCAACTAGAGAGAAGTTTAGTTTACGCATACCGCGACAGACGCCAGAAAAAACGTGATTTCAGACGTTTATGGATCGTTCGTATCAACGCAGCTTGCAGACTAAACGATATTAGCTATTCAAGATTTATCAACGGCTTAAACAAAGCTAAGATCGAACTTGATAGAAAAATTTTAGCTGATCTAGCTATGAATGACGCGAAGACATTTGCGGCACTTGCAAAACAAGCAAAAGATGCTTTGAAATAACACCTTTTCTCCGCTTCGGCGGAGATCTTCTTTTTTTTAAATTTCTATTCAAATTTTTATTAAAATTTATTTTTCGAGTTTTTAACTTAGTTATTTTGTATTCAAATTTCAAATTAAAGCCACTATAAAAATTTTACTTCATCAGCTAGGTGCAAATTTAATAATATAAATTTGAAAAATTTGCTTACCATTACTAGCCAAACTAACCAAGTGTAAGTATAAAACTTGCTCTAAAAACTAAATTTCAATACTCGTATCAAAGCAGTGTTTCACCGCTCCACTAAATAAAATTTTGCCGCTTTCTAGTCTAAGGCCAAGCTCCTCGCTACTTTTTGGATAGACTTTTAGGCATTGCGCTGCGTTTAAATTTAAAGTAGCGCCGTAAAAGCAAGCCGCCATGCCAGTGCCACAAGCTAGCGTCTCGTCCTCTACACCCCTTTCGTAGGTTCTAACCTTTAAAACTTCGCCCTCAAATTTGGCTAAATTTACATTTGCGTTGTACTTTTGACGAAGCGCCCTGCACTCTTTGACGTCAAATTCATCTAAATTTTGCGTGAAATTTACAAGATGAGGCACGCCAGTATCGTAAAAATACCAAGTTTTGCCGTTTTCATTTAGTGGCTCGCTTAAAATTTTTGGACTTGTTAGCACAACCTCGACGCACTCACCTTTCACATTTGCCATCACCTCGCCGCTACCAGTTAGCAAGGCAAATTCGCTCGATCTTACGAGGCCATTTAGATAGGCATATCTAGCAGCCGCGCGTGAGCCGTTGCCACACATAGCAGCATAGCTTCCGTCGCTGTTGTAAAACTCCCATTTCACGCCCTTTTCGTAAGGCAAAAGTACGATGAGCCCATCAGCTCCCACGCCGTTTGTTCGGCTACAAATTTGCCTTGCTAGCTCACTTCTATCTTTGCTCAAAAATGTATGAAATATGACAAAATCATTGCCACTAGCGTTGTACTTTGACACTTGCATTATTTTTCCTTTAAAATTGCTCTACTCTTTTGCTAAATTTATATAAACTCAGCCATAAATTTGCCTTAGAAATTTCTCTAGTTCTTGCTCTAAATTTTCTTTATCGCCACTATTATCTATTATAAAATTTGCCTTTTTTCGCTTTTGCTCGATATCCATCTGAAGCTCTACTCTAGCTTTTGCTTCATTTAAGCTTAGCCCATTTCGGTTCATTAGGCGGCTTAGCAAAAGCTCTTTTGGTGCGTAAATCACGGCAACATTTTTAAACTCAGCGTAGCGATCCTCTTTTTCAAAAAACAAAGGGATATCGACAAAATAAACCTGCTCCAAGCACTCAAGTTTCGTAGCGCGAGATAAAATTTCTTCCTTTATCTTTGGATGCAAAATTTGCTCTAAAATTTTTAATTTTTTTGGATCATTAAAAACAATGGCACCAAGTTTTTGACGATCGATCTTACCAGCTTCGTCTAAAATTTGCTCGCCAAAAAATTCCACTATCTCACATTTACAAATTTCAAGCTGTTCATGAGCGATCACGTCCGCATCAATCACGCTAAAGCCTCGTTCTTTTAGTAAATTTATAGCCGTGCTTTTACCGCTAGCGATCGAGCCTGTGATGACATAAGCGTTTGGAAATTTCTGCAAACTCGCTCCATTTTTGAAAATTGATGACAATTTTAGCAACTTTTGGCTAAAGTTTTAAAAAATTACAAAAAAGGGCAAAGATGATAAGCTATAAAGATGCTGGAGTGGATATAGATGCTGGAAATAGCTTTGTTGAGGCGATAAAGCCTTTCGTAAAATCTACACAGACACCAAACGTTATAGGTGGCATTGGGTCATTTTCAGGAGCGGTCAGACTACCAAGCGGATATAAAAATCCTGCCATTTTAGGTGCGACTGATGGCGTTGGCACGAAGCTTCGCCTAGCTATCGACGCTAAGAAATTTGACGGCGTGGGTGAGGATCTAGTCGCAATGTGCGTAAATGATCTCATCTGCAACTTCGCCACACCACTCTTTTTCCTCGACTACTACGCGACTGCAAAGCTTGAGATAGAGAGTGCCAAAGAGGTAGTAAAAAGCATCGCAAATGGCTGCAAAAAGGCACAATGTGCGCTTATCGGCGGTGAGACAGCCGAGATGCCATCGATGTATGAAAAAGGCGACTTCGATCTTGCTGGATTTGCCGTTGGTATCGCTGAGGCTGATGAGATCGACAGGAGCAAATTTGTAAAATCTGGTGACGTTTTAGTCGCACTTCCAAGCAGTGGTCTACACTCAAATGGCTTCTCTCTTGCAAGAAAAGTGGTAAGCGAGCTTGGACTAAAATTTGATGAAAAAGTAGGCGATAAAAAGCTCATCGACGTGCTTCTTGAGCCAACTAGAATTTACGTTAGCGACTTTTTAAGATTAAAAGATAAGATTACGGCAATGGCTCACATCACCGGTGGTGGCATAGTTGAAAACTTACCTCGCGTCTTTCCTGCTGAGCTTGGTGCAAAGGTGCAAAAAAGCGCTATAAAAACGCCTGAAATTTTTAAAATCATCGCTCAAAAAGTAGAAGAAAGCGAGATGATGAGAACCTTTAACATGGGCGTTGGCATGATATTGGTTGTGCCAAAAGAAAACGTAGATGCTGTCCTAGCTAATAGCGATGGCTACGTGATCGGTGAAGTAGTAAATGGCAAAGGCGTAGAGCTAATTTAATGCAAGAAAATAGCAAAAAATACTTGCTAAAGACCAAAAATAAGAGCTTTTTTGATCTTAACATTTATGAATATATAGGCTGTATTGGCGTGCTAGAAATTGATATCAAAAAACTTGATCTCTATAATCACTGGTGCAATGTCTCACGTGGCTCAACTATGCTTTGCGTCACGCATGATAGCGGCGAGAGTGACAACCTAGTCTATCTATATGACTGGGAGAAATTTAGCCATATCTACATAAATACAGGAAATTGAGTTGGCAAAGCAAAAGGCAAAAATCGCACCTATTTGGGCTAGAGTAAAGGCCTTTATCATCGATCTTTTTATCATCGGTATGCCGATATTTTATGCGACAACATATATTGTGCTTGATGGCAAAGAGGCATTTTTGCATAATCAAATTGCCATTTTTGGTGCAAATAGCCTGATCTCACTTATAATGTGCCTTTTTTTTAGCATAAAAGCACAAACTCCGGGCTACAAAGCACAAGAAATTTATCTAATAAACCTAAAAACCGGTAGAAAACTAAGCTTTTTTCACACCATCTTGCGCCAAATTTGCTTTGCCTTTGCTGGCTTTAGCATACTTGGACTTTGCCTTTGTTTCTTTAGAAAAGATAAACTAAATCTGCACGACATCATCACTCACTCAGCTGCCGTGCAAAGATCAGAGGGATAAATTTTTACTTAGCTCCATGCCAAAGTAGGCGATTTTTACCAAGTTTTGTATCTATGCTCTCTTTTATGATAGAGCAAATATACTCTTTTGAAAGTTGTATAGACTCCTCTAAGCTCTTGCCCTTTGCTAAAAAGCAAGCAAGTGCAGTTGAAAAGCTACAACCAGTCCCACTCATTACAAGCGGATTAACAAGTGGGGTTTTAAAATTTCTTAGCGAACCATCTTTTTTATAAAGTGTGTCTATACTACTATCTTCGCTGATATGTTTCTTTACGATAACATCACAAGGCAAATCTTTATATTCATCACCAAAAAGCACATTTGCCTCATCTAAATTT
This window encodes:
- the metE gene encoding 5-methyltetrahydropteroyltriglutamate--homocysteine S-methyltransferase, with the protein product MIKSYVLGFPRIGEKRELKRALEGFWAGKEGFSEDNLQETAKTLRQRHWKYQQDAGISAISVNDFSFYDLMLDNIIAFGATPPRFANLSGLEQYFACSRGNKNGVAMEMTKWFNTNYHYIVPELSSESKFSLKADKILNEYKEAKANGVKGKVNLIGPITFLALSKTTDGSCPFKHLDALVSEYKKLLEQISKLDDEILVQFDEPIFVTDKNESDLLPLITKVYNELTSVASNVKIVFATYFEHAIKAVSEVAKTKIYGIALDFIHGKRNFEALETIKNSHLTLFAGVIDGRNIWKSNIDEKVKLVGEISEKIGGKDLYIGTSCSLLHVPYTLKYEENLNPEIKSWLSFAVEKLDEIKIITKLANGEKLDESETKIYEENKNAVKTRATSKLIHSYSVQNRIKNLSKFERDEKFEDRIKIQRETLKYGILPTTTIGSFPQTVDLRVLRQNFKKGEIDAAAYEAGIKKYIDHCVKFQEDIGLDVLVHGEPERNDMVEYFGEQISGYAFSQNGWVQSYGSRCVKPPLLFGDVSRPEPMTVKWMKYAQSITKHVMKGMLTGPVTMLNWSFVRDDLPRSEVAKQLALCIYDEIADLQDAGIRVIQVDEAAFKEGYPLRAENIPAYEKFAVDCFKLSVSSAEAKTQIHTHMCYSEFNDIIKTIEAMDADVISIETARSGNELLKIFKAVGYKQEVGPGVYDIHSPRVPSVEEIVAQIKALLEVLPKEQLWINPDCGLKTRKWEEVEPSLKNMVEAVKIVRGL
- a CDS encoding C69 family dipeptidase, producing the protein MKGKILASIVAMSAILGTSSLACTTILVGDKASNDGSMLVARSADSKAIKAQVFLIHPATKNQTGMHSSKAHDGANDFTYPLPKDGMRYTTIANSHTKLHGAVGYNEAGVGLSGTETIYAKDELLKIDPYNEETGITEDDIPDVLLPRMKSAKDGVKLLGEIVETKGAGEGFGVVFIDANELWYFETGTGHKWIATKIAPDEYFVTANQGRLHAYKENDPNFMGAKDVIKFAIDNKTYDPAKDGEFNFTKAYTRDDERDVTYNYPRVCWVQSMFNPSLKQDFADGQKFPVFLKPEKKLGVEDLKAAMRAHYNGTAFDNYASKDEDKKNVYRAISVFRTYESHVMQVRPWLPKEIGRVTYVALGMADLSVYLPYYEGLDGFIKGYSDGSYDADDTSIYWVYRKLQTLVMTDYEKYSPVVKEAYAKFEKELAVKQAKFEDEYVKLYKKDKKKADKLLNEFSQKTMQEAKDLTQELTNKVFTMLTADMDAKLKSLNKGKKD
- the rpmI gene encoding 50S ribosomal protein L35, with the protein product MPKMKTVRGAAKRFKVGKNKIKRGSAFRSHILTKKPSKRMRDLRGPKYVDSTNVPAVRKMLGV
- the rplT gene encoding 50S ribosomal protein L20, translating into MARVKTGVVRRRRHKKVLKLARGFFSARHKHFRKAKEQLERSLVYAYRDRRQKKRDFRRLWIVRINAACRLNDISYSRFINGLNKAKIELDRKILADLAMNDAKTFAALAKQAKDALK
- the dapF gene encoding diaminopimelate epimerase, which codes for MQVSKYNASGNDFVIFHTFLSKDRSELARQICSRTNGVGADGLIVLLPYEKGVKWEFYNSDGSYAAMCGNGSRAAARYAYLNGLVRSSEFALLTGSGEVMANVKGECVEVVLTSPKILSEPLNENGKTWYFYDTGVPHLVNFTQNLDEFDVKECRALRQKYNANVNLAKFEGEVLKVRTYERGVEDETLACGTGMAACFYGATLNLNAAQCLKVYPKSSEELGLRLESGKILFSGAVKHCFDTSIEI
- the coaE gene encoding dephospho-CoA kinase (Dephospho-CoA kinase (CoaE) performs the final step in coenzyme A biosynthesis.) — encoded protein: MQKFPNAYVITGSIASGKSTAINLLKERGFSVIDADVIAHEQLEICKCEIVEFFGEQILDEAGKIDRQKLGAIVFNDPKKLKILEQILHPKIKEEILSRATKLECLEQVYFVDIPLFFEKEDRYAEFKNVAVIYAPKELLLSRLMNRNGLSLNEAKARVELQMDIEQKRKKANFIIDNSGDKENLEQELEKFLRQIYG
- the purM gene encoding phosphoribosylformylglycinamidine cyclo-ligase yields the protein MISYKDAGVDIDAGNSFVEAIKPFVKSTQTPNVIGGIGSFSGAVRLPSGYKNPAILGATDGVGTKLRLAIDAKKFDGVGEDLVAMCVNDLICNFATPLFFLDYYATAKLEIESAKEVVKSIANGCKKAQCALIGGETAEMPSMYEKGDFDLAGFAVGIAEADEIDRSKFVKSGDVLVALPSSGLHSNGFSLARKVVSELGLKFDEKVGDKKLIDVLLEPTRIYVSDFLRLKDKITAMAHITGGGIVENLPRVFPAELGAKVQKSAIKTPEIFKIIAQKVEESEMMRTFNMGVGMILVVPKENVDAVLANSDGYVIGEVVNGKGVELI
- a CDS encoding RDD family protein: MAKQKAKIAPIWARVKAFIIDLFIIGMPIFYATTYIVLDGKEAFLHNQIAIFGANSLISLIMCLFFSIKAQTPGYKAQEIYLINLKTGRKLSFFHTILRQICFAFAGFSILGLCLCFFRKDKLNLHDIITHSAAVQRSEG